From Anopheles funestus chromosome 3RL, idAnoFuneDA-416_04, whole genome shotgun sequence, a single genomic window includes:
- the LOC125769060 gene encoding serine-enriched protein isoform X1 encodes MPEVLPLSGMADAEPDLSTFENKSGLAEDMKFLASMPELCDVTFLVGETREPVCAVKAVLAARSRVFQKMLYQAPSPQRKKEPPPRENKLRLFLKRSSEPLLNLQNAAQQRSGFNQQLAPIAEPAGQQHQTLIIEEFEPDVFRQLIEYIHTGCVTLQPRTLLGVMNAADYYGLEELRRACGGFVQCCINVDTVCALLASAERYIQYKCTKSLVQKVLEFVDEHGNEVLNLGSFTLLPQHVVRLILAREELRADEFTKFQAALMWSKKYCDSNQNTPLKEVIGNFLEYIQFHKIPANVLMREVHPLGLVPYSIIMNALAYQADPASVDPGKLSPNSSRVRRARQSHGRSMSVQSSLDPYGSNTTLSSSGSSDPASGPPHSN; translated from the exons ATGCCTGAAGTGTTACCACTTTCTGGCATGGCTGACGCCGAGCCGGACCTCTCGACGTTCGAGAACAAGTCCGGGCTGGCGGAGGACATGAAATTTCTCGCCTCGATGCCGGAACTGTGCGACGTGACGTTTCTGGTGGGAGAAACGCGCGAACCGGTCTGTGCGGTGAAAGCAGTACTGGCCGCCCGGTCACGTGTCTTCCAGAAGATGCTCTACCAGGCTCCATCACCGCAGCGCAAAAAGGAGCCGCCACCGCGCGAAAACAAACTGCGACTCTTTCTGAAGCGATCCTCGGAACCGCTGTTGAATCTACAGAATGCGGCACAACAG AGAAGCGGCTTCAATCAGCAACTAGCGCCTATTGCGGAG CCGGCAGGTCAACAGCATCAGACGCTTATTATTGAAGAGTTTGAACCGGACGTATTTCGGCAGCTGATTGAATACATTCACACCGGTTGTGTGACGCTGCAGCCACGCACCCTGCTCGGTGTGATGAATGCTGCCGACTATTATGGGCTCGAGGAGCTAAGGCGAGCTTGTGGTGGGTTCGTGCAGTGTTGCATTAACGTGGATACCGTGTGTGCGCTGCTAGCGTCGGCCGAGCGATACATCCAGTACAAGTGTACCAAGAGCTTGGTACAGAAGGTGCTCGAGTTTGTCGACGAGCATGGTAATGAGGTGCTGAATCTGGGTAGCTTCACACTGCTGCCCCAGCACGTCGTACGGCTGATACTGGCCCGGGAAGAGCTGCGTGCGGATGAGTTCACCAAGTTTCAGGCGGCACTGATGTGGAGCAAGAAGTACTGCGACTCCAACCAGAACACCCCGCTGAAGGAGGTGATTGGGAACTTTCTGGAGTACATACAGTTTCACAAGATTCCGGCAAACGTGCTGATGCGTGAGGTACACCCGCTCGGTCTGGTGCCATATTCCATCATCATGAACGCGCTGGCGTACCAG GCAGACCCAGCAAGTGTGGACCCCGGAAAGCTCTCCCCCAACTCCAGCCGAGTAAGGCGGGCGAGACAGTCGCACGGTCGCTCAATGTCCGTGCAGAGCTCGCTCGATCCGTACGGCTCCAACACGACGCTTAGCTCCAGTGGCAGTAGTGATCCAGCTAGTGGACCACCTCACAGCAACTAA
- the LOC125769060 gene encoding serine-enriched protein isoform X2 yields MPEVLPLSGMADAEPDLSTFENKSGLAEDMKFLASMPELCDVTFLVGETREPVCAVKAVLAARSRVFQKMLYQAPSPQRKKEPPPRENKLRLFLKRSSEPLLNLQNAAQQPAGQQHQTLIIEEFEPDVFRQLIEYIHTGCVTLQPRTLLGVMNAADYYGLEELRRACGGFVQCCINVDTVCALLASAERYIQYKCTKSLVQKVLEFVDEHGNEVLNLGSFTLLPQHVVRLILAREELRADEFTKFQAALMWSKKYCDSNQNTPLKEVIGNFLEYIQFHKIPANVLMREVHPLGLVPYSIIMNALAYQTQQVWTPESSPPTPAE; encoded by the exons ATGCCTGAAGTGTTACCACTTTCTGGCATGGCTGACGCCGAGCCGGACCTCTCGACGTTCGAGAACAAGTCCGGGCTGGCGGAGGACATGAAATTTCTCGCCTCGATGCCGGAACTGTGCGACGTGACGTTTCTGGTGGGAGAAACGCGCGAACCGGTCTGTGCGGTGAAAGCAGTACTGGCCGCCCGGTCACGTGTCTTCCAGAAGATGCTCTACCAGGCTCCATCACCGCAGCGCAAAAAGGAGCCGCCACCGCGCGAAAACAAACTGCGACTCTTTCTGAAGCGATCCTCGGAACCGCTGTTGAATCTACAGAATGCGGCACAACAG CCGGCAGGTCAACAGCATCAGACGCTTATTATTGAAGAGTTTGAACCGGACGTATTTCGGCAGCTGATTGAATACATTCACACCGGTTGTGTGACGCTGCAGCCACGCACCCTGCTCGGTGTGATGAATGCTGCCGACTATTATGGGCTCGAGGAGCTAAGGCGAGCTTGTGGTGGGTTCGTGCAGTGTTGCATTAACGTGGATACCGTGTGTGCGCTGCTAGCGTCGGCCGAGCGATACATCCAGTACAAGTGTACCAAGAGCTTGGTACAGAAGGTGCTCGAGTTTGTCGACGAGCATGGTAATGAGGTGCTGAATCTGGGTAGCTTCACACTGCTGCCCCAGCACGTCGTACGGCTGATACTGGCCCGGGAAGAGCTGCGTGCGGATGAGTTCACCAAGTTTCAGGCGGCACTGATGTGGAGCAAGAAGTACTGCGACTCCAACCAGAACACCCCGCTGAAGGAGGTGATTGGGAACTTTCTGGAGTACATACAGTTTCACAAGATTCCGGCAAACGTGCTGATGCGTGAGGTACACCCGCTCGGTCTGGTGCCATATTCCATCATCATGAACGCGCTGGCGTACCAG ACCCAGCAAGTGTGGACCCCGGAAAGCTCTCCCCCAACTCCAGCCGAGTAA